A genomic region of Xanthomonas campestris pv. phormiicola contains the following coding sequences:
- a CDS encoding alpha/beta hydrolase translates to MQLAATVIAPGAAGSVLFAHGFGQTRHAWMGSAAALQAHGYRSVAYDARGHGDSTRNPAALPYRGEQFTDDLIVVAGEMAPAPVLVAASMGGLFGLMAEARWPGLFRAMVLVDITPRWQPAGVERILAFMTAHPHGFATLDEAGDAIAAYLPQRARKSTEALRSVLRRHADGRWYWHWDPRLVEELARDGEQHQAAIAQAASNVHCPVLLVSGGRSDLVTPQTIEEFLSLVPHAQHVHLPEATHMLAGDDNAAFTATVLHYLDALPPASAGAPSAVTEHVPGASP, encoded by the coding sequence ATGCAGCTGGCCGCGACCGTCATCGCGCCCGGCGCTGCGGGCAGCGTGCTGTTCGCGCACGGCTTCGGGCAGACCCGGCATGCCTGGATGGGCAGCGCCGCGGCGTTGCAGGCCCACGGCTACCGCAGCGTCGCCTACGACGCGCGCGGCCATGGCGACTCCACCCGCAATCCCGCCGCCCTGCCCTACCGCGGCGAGCAGTTCACCGACGACCTGATCGTGGTCGCCGGCGAAATGGCGCCGGCGCCGGTGCTGGTCGCCGCCTCGATGGGCGGCCTGTTCGGGCTGATGGCCGAGGCGCGCTGGCCGGGCCTGTTCCGCGCGATGGTGCTGGTCGATATCACCCCGCGCTGGCAACCGGCCGGGGTCGAACGCATCCTCGCCTTCATGACCGCGCATCCGCACGGCTTCGCCACGCTGGACGAAGCAGGCGATGCCATCGCCGCCTATCTGCCGCAGCGCGCGCGCAAGTCGACCGAGGCGCTGCGCAGCGTCCTGCGCCGGCACGCCGACGGCCGCTGGTACTGGCACTGGGACCCGCGCCTGGTCGAGGAGCTGGCGCGCGATGGCGAGCAGCACCAGGCCGCGATCGCGCAGGCAGCCAGCAACGTGCACTGCCCGGTGCTGCTGGTCAGCGGCGGGCGCAGCGATCTGGTCACCCCGCAGACCATCGAAGAATTCCTGTCGTTGGTGCCGCATGCGCAGCATGTGCACCTGCCCGAGGCCACGCATATGCTGGCCGGCGACGACAACGCCGCGTTTACCGCCACTGTGTTGCATTATCTGGACGCACTGCCACCGGCTAGCGCCGGCGCACCGTCCGCCGTTACCGAGCATGTCCCCGGAGCAAGCCCATGA
- a CDS encoding TetR/AcrR family transcriptional regulator encodes MNNVSVSSTDDAAAPSGGRNNRLSAEDWAQAALDLIAEQGVNSVAVEPLARRLGVTKGSFYWHFPSRDALLQAALERWELVEQQQVFGSLEEVPDPRTRLRALFQLVAHEVKPHIIYSELLKALDHPAVRPVIDRVSQRRMEYLIASFRQAGLSRTDAQHRARLAYAAYVGFLQLSLQLHQPKQAREEFEAYVEHVIVTLIPG; translated from the coding sequence ATGAACAATGTCTCCGTGTCTTCCACCGACGATGCCGCCGCTCCCAGCGGTGGCCGCAACAACCGACTCAGCGCCGAGGATTGGGCGCAGGCCGCACTGGACCTGATCGCCGAACAGGGCGTCAACTCGGTGGCGGTGGAACCGCTGGCACGGCGTCTGGGCGTGACCAAGGGCAGCTTCTACTGGCATTTTCCTTCGCGCGATGCCTTGCTGCAGGCGGCGCTGGAGCGCTGGGAACTGGTCGAGCAGCAACAGGTGTTCGGCAGCCTGGAAGAGGTGCCGGATCCGCGCACCCGGCTGCGTGCGCTGTTCCAGCTGGTCGCGCACGAGGTCAAGCCGCACATCATCTACAGCGAGTTGCTGAAGGCGCTGGACCATCCGGCGGTGCGCCCGGTCATCGACCGGGTCTCGCAGCGGCGCATGGAGTACCTGATCGCCTCGTTCCGCCAGGCCGGCCTCAGCCGCACCGATGCCCAGCACCGCGCCCGCCTGGCCTACGCGGCCTACGTCGGCTTCCTGCAGCTGTCGCTGCAGCTGCACCAGCCCAAGCAGGCGCGCGAGGAATTCGAGGCCTACGTCGAACACGTGATCGTGACCCTGATCCCGGGGTGA
- a CDS encoding TonB-dependent receptor, whose protein sequence is MNCKTNKLRDAVVLALVASTGVSINAASAQDAGTGATNLDRIEVTGSRIRQVDTETSQPVLLISRDQIEKQGFKSVADILQNIPTAGSPAISRTSPLSSGENVGGYYIDLRNLGPARTLILVDGKRLGATNGGLQDVSSIPAVAVERIEILKDGASTIYGSDAIAGVINIITRKNFNGAEANAYIGQWGQGDGERQVYDFIIGAAGDRGSLTAGVEYTKEDPVWAKNRWFSRNRFPTGEKSEARPGGLSGTTQFGRFVYETDAGTSVTRTLNRDVAGLDPSNIASYRALNSSDVSNPSLASTVYSGIERKSAFLNGTFNFTDNVRFDTSVLYTDRESFAQNAGYPFNSAASGTDTALSRDGLSIDSVFNPVGNQATGALPAGVSPQSVSYVRRGWEVPREVRNSVTTYRFTGTFSGSFEFGEGKFWDWDAGYLYNQNKGVQISTGNLNTLAVGQATGPSFINANGVAQCGTSASPIPLGTAAGTCTPWNPLIPYGYNSPNSLGDPNVQAFLYQDGQAVSKTETKNFFANISGTIVSLPAGDLGVAVGVEHRQESGSFSPDAMAQAGISTDLAAGPTKGKYSLDEVYAEFQVPLLADLPLAKELSLSLASRYSDYDNFGDTVNSKFGFKWKPIDSLLVRGTWAEGFRAPTIADLYGGLSQSFEYYTDPCDTSFGTAAGNARCSAVVPAGYRQLNASGTAPAPGPGEQSNVPFSSGSTPTLTPETSTSKTLGLVWSPEFISGLNASLDWWNVRIENTIVSDDPTTLLEDCYLRGIESRCTGFTRNAAGNITSLSFGLRNAGYQETEGFDFDVNYRLDTAWGNFNAAWLSTYVTKNELKQDNSDNPASQQNGYQSAGGSYFRLRSNLTLTWQLNDWTVTWSTRYYSSTKEQCYFDDRCSNPDFTAPEYAGATYPVNKIGANTFHDVQVSYNTPWNATVAVGANNVFEHYAAPSYSQPSSGYSYYGGYDIGRFIYMKYQQRF, encoded by the coding sequence ATGAATTGCAAGACCAACAAACTGCGCGATGCCGTTGTGCTCGCGCTGGTGGCGAGCACAGGCGTCAGCATCAACGCTGCCTCGGCACAGGATGCCGGCACCGGTGCGACCAATCTGGATCGCATCGAAGTCACTGGCTCGCGTATCCGCCAAGTAGACACCGAAACCTCGCAGCCGGTGCTGCTGATCAGCCGCGACCAGATCGAGAAGCAGGGCTTCAAGTCCGTCGCCGACATCCTGCAGAACATCCCGACTGCCGGCTCGCCAGCCATCAGCCGCACCTCGCCGCTGTCATCGGGCGAAAATGTGGGCGGCTACTATATCGACCTGCGCAACCTGGGCCCTGCCCGCACCCTGATCCTGGTCGACGGCAAGCGCTTGGGCGCGACCAATGGTGGCTTGCAGGATGTCTCTTCGATCCCCGCTGTGGCGGTCGAACGTATCGAAATATTGAAGGACGGCGCTTCCACCATTTACGGCTCGGATGCCATCGCGGGCGTGATCAACATCATCACCCGCAAGAATTTCAATGGCGCCGAAGCCAATGCCTATATCGGGCAATGGGGCCAAGGCGATGGCGAACGTCAGGTCTATGATTTCATCATCGGCGCTGCTGGCGATCGCGGCTCGCTGACGGCCGGCGTCGAGTACACCAAGGAAGATCCGGTTTGGGCAAAGAACCGCTGGTTCAGCCGCAACCGCTTCCCGACCGGCGAGAAGTCGGAGGCGCGCCCGGGCGGCCTATCAGGGACCACCCAGTTCGGTCGTTTCGTTTACGAAACTGATGCAGGCACCTCGGTGACGCGCACGTTGAATCGCGACGTCGCTGGCCTGGATCCGAGCAATATTGCCAGCTACCGTGCACTGAACAGTAGCGATGTGTCCAATCCGTCGCTCGCATCGACCGTTTATAGCGGCATCGAGCGCAAGTCTGCGTTCTTGAACGGCACGTTCAATTTCACTGACAACGTCCGCTTCGACACCAGCGTCCTGTACACGGATCGCGAGTCATTCGCGCAAAATGCCGGCTATCCGTTCAACTCCGCTGCAAGTGGCACCGACACTGCGCTTTCGCGCGACGGACTGTCGATCGACAGCGTCTTCAATCCAGTAGGCAACCAAGCCACTGGCGCTCTGCCGGCCGGCGTATCGCCACAGTCAGTTTCATATGTTCGTCGCGGCTGGGAAGTGCCGCGCGAAGTGCGCAACAGCGTGACCACTTATCGCTTCACGGGCACGTTCAGCGGCAGCTTCGAGTTCGGCGAAGGCAAATTCTGGGACTGGGATGCAGGCTACCTGTACAACCAGAACAAGGGCGTACAGATCAGCACCGGAAATTTGAACACGCTCGCGGTTGGCCAGGCGACCGGCCCCTCCTTCATCAATGCCAACGGCGTCGCTCAGTGCGGCACCTCGGCCAGCCCAATCCCGCTCGGCACCGCAGCGGGCACCTGCACACCGTGGAATCCGCTGATTCCGTACGGTTACAACTCGCCCAACAGCCTCGGCGATCCTAACGTCCAGGCATTCCTTTATCAGGATGGCCAGGCAGTTTCGAAGACCGAAACGAAGAACTTCTTCGCAAATATCTCCGGCACCATCGTCAGCCTCCCGGCCGGCGACCTGGGCGTGGCAGTCGGCGTCGAGCACCGCCAGGAAAGTGGCAGCTTCTCTCCGGACGCAATGGCCCAGGCCGGCATTTCCACCGATCTCGCGGCGGGTCCGACGAAAGGCAAGTACAGCCTGGACGAGGTCTACGCCGAATTCCAGGTTCCGCTGCTGGCCGACTTGCCGCTTGCCAAGGAGCTGAGCTTGTCGCTGGCAAGCCGCTACTCGGACTACGACAACTTCGGTGATACGGTCAACAGCAAGTTCGGTTTCAAGTGGAAACCGATCGACTCGCTGCTGGTTCGCGGCACCTGGGCGGAAGGCTTCCGTGCGCCGACCATTGCCGACCTGTACGGCGGGCTGTCGCAGAGCTTCGAGTACTACACCGACCCCTGCGATACCTCGTTCGGCACGGCGGCGGGCAACGCGCGCTGCTCGGCCGTGGTCCCGGCTGGCTACCGCCAGCTCAACGCCTCCGGTACGGCTCCGGCCCCGGGTCCCGGCGAGCAGAGCAACGTTCCCTTCAGCTCCGGCTCCACTCCGACTCTGACCCCGGAAACCTCCACCTCCAAGACCCTCGGTCTTGTGTGGAGTCCCGAGTTCATCAGCGGCCTGAATGCTTCGCTGGACTGGTGGAACGTTCGTATCGAGAACACCATCGTTTCCGACGACCCGACCACGCTACTGGAAGATTGCTACCTGCGCGGCATCGAGTCCCGTTGCACCGGCTTTACCCGCAACGCAGCAGGCAACATCACGTCGCTTTCGTTCGGCCTGCGCAACGCTGGTTACCAGGAAACCGAAGGCTTCGACTTCGATGTCAACTACCGCTTGGATACCGCATGGGGTAACTTCAACGCTGCTTGGCTGAGCACCTATGTCACCAAGAACGAACTGAAGCAGGACAACTCTGACAATCCGGCCAGCCAGCAAAACGGTTATCAAAGCGCTGGAGGCAGCTATTTCCGCCTGCGCTCGAACCTGACCTTGACGTGGCAGTTGAACGACTGGACTGTCACCTGGAGCACGCGTTACTACTCCAGCACCAAGGAACAATGCTATTTCGATGACCGCTGCAGCAATCCGGACTTCACCGCACCGGAATACGCTGGCGCCACCTATCCGGTCAACAAGATCGGGGCAAACACTTTCCACGACGTGCAGGTCAGCTACAACACACCGTGGAATGCAACTGTCGCTGTCGGTGCGAACAACGTGTTCGAGCACTATGCCGCCCCGTCTTACTCGCAGCCGAGCTCCGGGTATTCTTATTACGGCGGTTATGACATCGGTCGTTTCATCTACATGAAGTACCAGCAGCGTTTCTGA